The DNA region CCACCGCCAAAGGACCCGGCTCCGGCCTCGGCATGGCCCTCATCGCCCAACAAGCCCAAATCCACCACGGCAACGCCACCCTCACCACCTCCCCCCAAGGCGGAGCCAGACTCACCATCACCATCCCCCAACAACAACCCACACACACCGCCCACACCAAAGACGACACGGTTTAGGTAACGCTCTGGCAACGGCGCTTCGATCTTCTCAGCCAAAAATGAGAGACTACGTGGGCAACCAGGCAGACCGCTGACATCCGCGCGCTGATACCGCGCCACGAACGAAGGAGCATCCGATGAGCCAAGAGGCAGGCCTTGCCCGATTCAACGAGTTGAACAAGCCAGCCTTGCTCCGGGTCCTGCTGGAGGTCTGCCAATCCCCCGCCTGGCGCAACGACCTCTGCGACAACCGCCCGTACCCGGACGTCGACTCCCTGCTGGAGTCTTCGGACAAATTTCTCGCCGACATCACCGAGATCGAGCTCGAGGAATCCCTCATCAACCATCCCCGGATCGGCGCGAAGAACGCCGGTCCGCGCTCCGCCCGGGAACAGTCCCGGTTCGCGAGCACGATCGACGAGGCCGCGTTCGCGGAGTTCGCCGCGCTCAACCAGCAGTACGAGGACAAATTCGGGTACCTCTTCCTGATCGCCGCCGAAGGACGTTCTGCGGCCGAGATCATGGACGTCCTCAAAGGCCGGCTCAAAAACGACGTCGCGACCGAACGAGGCGTCATGCGGGTCGAGCTCGCGAAAATCAACCGCCTTCGCCTGCAACAACTTCTTTCCGAGGACGTTTTCACCGTCTCGAGCAATCCGCACGTCGTCTGAGCGGACGACACGGCGCGGATGACACTGAGGAAATGACACGGATCAGGAGGTGTCTCGGCAGATGACGACCCTTTCCAGCCATGTGCTGGACACCGCGACCGGCGCCCCGGCCCGGGGCTTGCGCGTCGAGCTGCTCGACGCGCGCCGCGTCGTTTTGGCGCAAGCAACCACAGACGACGACGGTCGGGTCAAGGGCCTCGGCCCAGAACTCGTCCCCGGCGATTACACCGTGGTCTTCCACACCTCGGACTACTTCCAATCCCAAGGCCAAGTCGGCTTCTACCCCAAAGTCACCGTGGAATTCCACGTGGCTGGCGATCCCCACTACCACGTCCCGCTGCTGCTCTCGCCGTACGGCTACAGCACCTACCGGGGAAGCTGAGCGACACTCCCCCAATAACTGAAGAGCCCAACAACTGCAGGGCTTTTCTCCTCTTTTGAGGAATAATATTTCTTAAAAAGGGCTTTTGCTTTTTCGGATTTGGTTTCTTCTCAGACCCTGTTTCGCCAGGAGGCGGTGGGCGGCGCCAGGCTTGTGCTCGGAGCCTGGCGGGCGGCCGCTCCAGGTCGGGGCGTTCGCACGAAGGACACCCCGGGGCGGTCGGGCCGCGCAGCCGCGCGTTCCGCATCCCGAATGTTTCATGTGAAACATTCCGGTTCGCTCAGGACGAGGCGCCGACAAGAAGGGGGCGCAGCCGGGCTTCTTCCACAAGTTCCGCCAAGGCTTCTTCCACGCTCGCCCGCCACAGGAGTCCCGTGCCGCCGAGTTCCAGACGCAACCGGGGGTAATGACGATGGGCGGCCGCGACGGAGAACCCGGCTGCTTTGAAAAA from Segniliparus rotundus DSM 44985 includes:
- a CDS encoding 2-oxo-4-hydroxy-4-carboxy-5-ureidoimidazoline decarboxylase; the encoded protein is MSQEAGLARFNELNKPALLRVLLEVCQSPAWRNDLCDNRPYPDVDSLLESSDKFLADITEIELEESLINHPRIGAKNAGPRSAREQSRFASTIDEAAFAEFAALNQQYEDKFGYLFLIAAEGRSAAEIMDVLKGRLKNDVATERGVMRVELAKINRLRLQQLLSEDVFTVSSNPHVV
- the uraH gene encoding hydroxyisourate hydrolase, yielding MTTLSSHVLDTATGAPARGLRVELLDARRVVLAQATTDDDGRVKGLGPELVPGDYTVVFHTSDYFQSQGQVGFYPKVTVEFHVAGDPHYHVPLLLSPYGYSTYRGS